AACCGGCTTCTTACCTCTCCTTAGCATGACAATTTATAATCTCTTTGTCCCTTATAGTCACTAATAGCTGTTGCACAGGGAGTGAAACAATGTCATCACATGTTAAACAGACTTCACCAGAGTCAAAGTGAATTGGAGTTTGACCTAATTTTGTCTCATCACACAACCATAATCATGCTCTTATTAACTGATACTCTTAACAGAGACACGATGGTCAGAAAAGTGGTTTTCATTTGAGAGTGATTTGTAAGGAGTGCAGTGCAGAATTACAGTGTGTGCTCAAGGACAGATGAAGGGCAGGCTATGATTTAAGATAAAGGGAAACACATTTACTCATTTAGTGGTTGCTTTATTACTGAAGCCATCAGCTGAAGCCTTCATGCATGTCACAAGTTACCAAAGGCTTAAACTGAAAGTACAGAACAGTATTAGCCTGTAGGGCAGCAAACTTTTAAATGACAAACCTTTGTTTCTCCATGTCTGTGTTTTAATAGGCGCCACCGATGCCCACATCAGCCAACAGGGCTATTTGAGAAAAGCGAGCAGCCCCGCAGTGTGACTGAATATGCTGAGAAGTATCCAGAGTATGAGGGTGTCCACCCTCGACAAAGCATGAAACCCAAACAAGAGTACAAAGCAGGTCGGGATCTCATGGACGGAACCACCACTTTCAAGTATAGCTTTCTATTCCCTTTTAACTCATATACAATAGATGAGCATTTGGGTATGCGCAAGGTACGCACTTGTTGTTAATACAGCGGATGGCTCCTGGTTGCTAAACATGCATTATATGGCTGCATTGTAAGGGTTTAAATGTGTAATCGCACAGATGTAGTAATAGGGGTGCATGAAGGAAAGAGACACAGTTGACTCTGTCATCTGGGATTATAATTCTATTTTACAGATCTGATTACATTCCATTTGAAGTGACACGTCGTCCTGGCCGTGTGCAACAGGAGTATAAGCCGGGTTCTGGTCACATTGATCTTGGGACTACCTACAAGATGGACTACAACCCTTATAAGGTGCAAGCGTTTGTAGCTGCCAGGCCAAAAGAAAGGTTGCATGCAACTGGAGCGAAACTGGACACTATGCCAACTTACAAaggtattacattttattattttattgcagtaaGACTGTGAATAACTATCAAATTAACTCTAGAAtgtgttgctgttattttttagtaTTAGTATGAAGGCAAATAGgaagtacagtatgtgctgctgTCTTAATATGCTATTGATTTATCAGTGAATAGAGTtgcattttctttgtatatgtgGTTTCATTTCTGtgactttaaaaacatgttttgttttgttttattattaaataccatactatatatcactatatactgtattgtatcaGCTTGGTGACCATAAGGAAAATGATGATGAGGTATATATGTAGAGTATATATGCATATACTTTaacactataaataaaaaataattaaaacatttatttttttcgaAGATGATTTCAGAGCATGGGAATTCTCGAAGCGGGAACTATCCAAACCAGAATCATCCTACCGTCCTTCCTCGTCAAAGTTTGCAAATCTTACTACATTCCAAAATGATTTTGCTCCCAAAGGCCTTGTTCCCAGAGAAAGTTTTAAACCACCTAATGTGGCCAGGCTCTCTGATGCCCCCTTTGACAGCCTCACAAGTCATCGCATTTCCTACATCCCTCATCAGCTTGGGGCAAAGTATGTCAAACCCAAGGAAGACTACAAACCTAGTGATCAACCTTTTGAAGATCTCACAATCCATCGGCGTGATTTTCAGGGCCTGCCCGGGAAGCTCTCCAAGAGCTGCAAACCTGATTTCTCAAAGGTTGCCTCAGATGCCCGCTTTGATGATAGCACTGAGTTCCGTGATCGCTTTCAGCAATGGCCTGTCACCTTGCCTAAGGTCCATAAGTTACCTGAATACGTCACTCCAGAAGGTCACATGGATTTGAGCACTACGTCCAATATGGATTACGTTGGGCATAAAGTTCAACCATTTATTCCAAAAAGGCCAATCTCCCGTGGAAGGAGAAGTAGTGTACCATTCCAGGGAAACACCACCATGAAAGAAGATTTCAGGAAATGGGAAGTACGTAAACAAGATATGATCAAGAACAAGGAAGAAATGGGAATACCGACTGGGAAGTTCGATGGCTTGTCAACCTTTCAAGCTCATTATATCCCTCATCAGTTAAATCCAGTACAGAGCTTCAAGCCGCAAAATGTTGCCACGAGAAGCTTGGCTCCATTTTATGATGGTACTATGTATCGCACAGAATATACTTCGAAGAAACCAGATTTATGTCCAGCAAGTTTTCAGAACCCACCAGGATatgtttttgatgatgttgaCCACCGTGGGCACAAGTACTTCCGCAAGATGTTAACACCGTTGGGTGGCAAATCCATTTTGACAAATGGAATACCTGTTCCCAGCGAGGTGGCTGTGATGTCATAAACCTACAATGGCTAAGAAATGTTTACCAATCAATAACCTTGTACAGCACTTTTTGGTCTACTCTGAATCAGTTTCTAAGCACTTTATCAGTATATACAGagatgctgtatttaaaaaaaaaaaaagtcacatccATTTTTTATAATGATAATCTTCAAATTCTAGAATGATTCATGCAATTaccgttttattattttacattgatcATGATCAATTCTCATAAAAACCATGAATGGCTGATCTGTAAACGGCTTTGGTCatcatgttatatatttatatcactGAAATGTCTAGATTATTTATACAGCATTCTTTCTACCTCCTGGGCTCTATGTATTGATTACACAACATGTGGGTTTATAGTACATTCAGATAGGAAACTAGGGGTGGCCCCATAGACAGTTCTTGAGGTGAGGTAGTAAATTTACTTACAGCTAAATATTATAATTGTGTTAAAAAAGACATTTGTAGTAAGTCATTccgatgagatgtaaaactgaagTCCtattaagtgactctgcagtagcagttgtgatgcacagttcacctagtctgtgtaagtcgctttggataaaagtgtctgttaaATGACTAAGAAATAAAAAGTAGCACCCAGAAGTCAGAAGACGTGGTATTCTCTAATGCTTTTAATTCTTTCAGTCCAAAGCAGAATCCAAAGCAGAATCTAGAATAGGGTTTATCAATAAATATTTTTCCATTgctatatatatgagagagagagagagattgattttgattttttaaatgttgtactgACACAGAATTAGCATGTGTTTGGCTGAGAAATTAATGTGTATAAACACagtaactgaaaataaaaaatcttaaattaaaaaaaaaaatagtgtgtgtTAACATTTTGTAACTGTTACATTTTACTCAAACCTgtctatttatatttaataacatttacttattttataaatatctatctatctctaatTTACTTCCCCAATGTGAATGTTTACTCACTTatttcactgcacagcactgtactttGTAGGACTTGTAGTTTATTCAGGCATCCTCATATGTGTTCTCAATATAAGTgtatttgagttattttattgtattaatttacgTTGTTGTTACACTTTTTCACTTATGACATGAAtcataaaaaacacacagagacatataTTTTCAGTTTGTCCCAACATCTTTTATATGTTTATTGAATTTCTGTAAAGTAGGTGCTAATTTTACAAGTTGTTACTTATAAACAGCCTACACATACTACAGTAAATATCAGTGGCTACAAAGGAAAGTTGAGATGTTATTGAAGCATATGTGTTTCTTAGTTGTTTGCCAAGTACGGTAGATGTTGCGTTAGttgaaaaacatttgaaaaaaataatttcttgcAGTAATATGTCCTCACTAAATGCACATGTCACCAGGAAGAAAGTTATTATCAACACAAATCGATAGAGCTTACTAGTAAGTGCTAAATACAAGGTACAAAGAAATTTTAATCAGAAACTTTGGTAGTAAGAAAATAAAGTCCCAAACATCTTTTATAACACAATGTACAAGATACCATATTGCACTTTAAACAtaattacatgtattattttacaatgcactccattaatttaaaaaaaaagacacacaaaaaggGTTAACAAAATCAATGAAGAATCAAGACCCTTTAGAAATGAAGGAAACTTCAGGTACAGGTTGGTGCAAGGTTACTCTACCACTCTTAATGCACCTTGGGATTCAGTTTTCCACCACAGGCTACATAAGAGTCCAGATTTTAACAGTGTAGCACTCGTTACTGAAAACAGatcaatataaaaatgtttacattgaGGATTCTAATActgacacatttttaataatagtcACTTGCATTTTTCATCATTATCGTCAAAGGATTAGTTGATTaacaaactaaacaatacaattatCCAAACATTTGAAATATCTTCTAGTAACCATGTTACAGAACTCAATTATCAACAAAGACTCTCAAAATGtgtcatattaaaataaaccttaCAAACAGAAACCAAAAGTTAAAATCCTTCGTCTTTAATAATAGTAACACAATTTTCACAGAGTCTACTTTGAGAGAATAGCTTTCTGGAAAATCAataatttgtaaacatttttattttgtggtacCAATCTGAAAACCAGAATGGTTACCATAAGCAACATTAGAAGCCCAATTCAGATTTGGGTAGCCTTAGATAACTAATGTAAACAGTCCATTTTGGA
This window of the Polyodon spathula isolate WHYD16114869_AA chromosome 24, ASM1765450v1, whole genome shotgun sequence genome carries:
- the LOC121299237 gene encoding stabilizer of axonemal microtubules 2-like; translation: METRKMTRQCICELCNCGRHRCPHQPTGLFEKSEQPRSVTEYAEKYPEYEGVHPRQSMKPKQEYKAGRDLMDGTTTFKSDYIPFEVTRRPGRVQQEYKPGSGHIDLGTTYKMDYNPYKVQAFVAARPKERLHATGAKLDTMPTYKDDFRAWEFSKRELSKPESSYRPSSSKFANLTTFQNDFAPKGLVPRESFKPPNVARLSDAPFDSLTSHRISYIPHQLGAKYVKPKEDYKPSDQPFEDLTIHRRDFQGLPGKLSKSCKPDFSKVASDARFDDSTEFRDRFQQWPVTLPKVHKLPEYVTPEGHMDLSTTSNMDYVGHKVQPFIPKRPISRGRRSSVPFQGNTTMKEDFRKWEVRKQDMIKNKEEMGIPTGKFDGLSTFQAHYIPHQLNPVQSFKPQNVATRSLAPFYDGTMYRTEYTSKKPDLCPASFQNPPGYVFDDVDHRGHKYFRKMLTPLGGKSILTNGIPVPSEVAVMS